The sequence CCTGACACGCCAAAAGAACACAGGATCCGGCATGGGAGGCTAAATTCTAAAAATGTACCCCTGAAGGCTATGTTACCTTCAATAATGGACTCCAGTATCAAATGAGCCCTAGTTCACTTCAAGTGAAGCCTACTGTGTGCAGTATGTCCAAGTGAATCTGTCAGTGAAAAGATACAGTTCATAAAAGGAGTAAAATTTATTTGGTTACATTGACCTTAGGACATCCTGTTTGCATAAACTCAGCTAGCCCTCTGCTTCTGCTACCCAGCCTCCCAGCTTTCCTTGGAAACTGGCCAGGGGATTGAAGAAATGCTAACCCTTTTAACCTGAAAGTCACCAGTGAATGATCCAGATACATTCCCACGAAAATACTGTAATCGGTTAAGTCATGTGTCATACATGATTTAATGCTATCACATGTGTGCATCACCGTGCGCTTGCTAGACCGGTGTTGCATCCTACATCTATCCAATGGTGTCATGCCATTGACATCATGCGTCATCCATTCAAGTTTACCTGTACTACGCATACCTCGAAGGTGCATGAACCACGGGTTTTATTTCAAACACCCTTATTAATTTACAAGAGCCCTAAGAGGATCTGAAACTCATCAGCCATGCCAACTGCGAAGTCAAGGCTGATAGACTCAACATTTGAGCAGTATTGCTTCTTGCCACTCAAAGGAATTGTATACCATCGACAACCTGATATCACTGCAGTCTTTAATAAGCACATGTCGTAATTATGCAAACTATTCTTTCCCTGGACGACTGTACCGTGCAGCGATACATATTCGTATACAATTACATGCTATACGCAGAGAATGCACAAGGTTATTTTCAAATCACCACCCATAAGGACACACTTAACAGATTTTACTCTCTGCCCAAACATGGCTGTAGGGGGAAAACTCCAGgatcaaaacaaatgtattcattttcgCATTTTTTTCGGTCAATACGATTCTGAAAATCTGTCATCTTTTACCTTCCAACGTATGAGGCCATACCTGCACACGCTGTCAACCATCCGCTAAGGGACACCAGATACCAGACAATACGAGATGCAAATTCGAGATTTTGAAACTAATTTCACGGAGACGGCAATGCACGAACTGAGCCTATTCCTCGGATTGTTACGgaataaaaaatgtgcttttctaCCGATATTTCTCCCATTGTATTCTGTTCTATTGTTTGTTCACTGCAGCGTGGCCCATATCCCTTTTCAGTTTCACCAGATGCATAAATAGAGATTAAAGTCAATTGAATGAAACCCTTACCTTTAATGTCCAAGTTACCAAATATATCCTGCAGTCGTCGACACACTCTTACTTGTTCCTTGGGAGAGACATCAACGTAGTCCTAACGTTAGCGATTTATCAGTAGCCTGCCACTCCCTACAGCCACACACGGAGATGCGAAAAATATGGATGCTGAGCTAGAAGTGAGAGGAAGCGTGCGGCAGGATGCGAGCCGCAGTACCCAGACAATTGAAATGCCGGGTCATCTTACAAACGCGGGTTAAAGGCGATCGAGTAATAATGCACGTTGTTTCTTATTTTATACCTATGTGGCAGCGATACCGCGAGTGTTATGCCTGTTTCCGTTTAGTCTAGGTTTTCATGTGTAGACTAACGCAGCATCAGCAGCACTATAGACCAAGCCTTCTGAGTTCTGTGGAGGAGATAGAGGAATGAATTGCACTGCTCCTGAACCGTGCTAAACAGAGGGGGAGGTGGCTTCCCTGTTTTTCGCTTTCGGCTGTACTCCTAGTCAAGCTCGGTCATTCGGCCTCGTTTCGCTCTCTTCTGCTCACTGTCTCCCTCCGGCACTGGCTGAGCCAGACAAAAGGATAGCCGAGGAAAGAGGGAGTCAAGCGAGGAAAGAGCTATGGCAGTGAGGAGGACTCACTGCCCGGCAGTTAGTAAACGGATTGAAAAGGAATTTAGTTAATAGATGGGTTCCCCCTTCAAACCAAGGGGACGTGGCAAAAACGCGTTCGTCTTACTTTCAGCTCATTTACTTTTGGCGCGTTTGAAAAGATTTCCTCCTAGTAGGCGATGAATACAAAGAAGTGGCGTTTTCTGTCCAGCTGCTAATAGTTTACTACTGGAATTCGAGTACATCCGGTGCACAATTACAGAACAGTGCTGTGACTGAGTCTTTAAGTAAACCGTTCTTGCCTAGTGTGCGTCAGCAGGCTAAGGCAACAATAAACAACCAAATCAATTCAACGTCTCTCCTGATCATtggtttcatttaaaagcagttgCACAAATAATTCAGCAGTATATTACTTCATATTTTAGCGTTTAACTACCAAATTAAATCCATGCaggtaaacagaaaacatttagaCATTAAACATTTGAAGACTAATGTATCACAGGAGGTTTAGGGCAAAACTTGCAAGTGTTTATACTTTTTCTGAAGGAAAGGTAACATTGGACGGAGgacacatgtaaacacagtaaTAATATAGGATAAAGCCATTTTATAACAactttaatttgtatttttatatatctaaATGCAAGGGCTTCATAAGAGAGAGCCCATCATAAGTGCTTTAGAACATGGAGCAATTTGTATTGAGCTCCCATTTCAGAAGACATTACATGACAAGACAATATGCTTAATCCAATAGCTTGCCTCAAGGATGCTAACTCAGAACAGCACTTTTGATTCATATGggtgcaaacaaaaaaatgctaaattacTATGAAGTGACTTGGCAATTTATTGAACTTTGGGGGTGGACATATTTTATGCAGTGAGTCAGCGATGAGTGAGAAGCATcccttgtgttttgttcttgggGACAGAAAAGAGTAGACTTGGGTGGAAATGAAGGAGCTGTGAAAGGTCTCTGGAGAGAGTGAagtaaaaacaggaaatgaattcTTTCTCCAGGCTACAGGCAAGTGGGCTGGATCACGCTAGCAGATGTGCTAGTGTGCACTACAGTATGTGCTATGCCTTTAAAGAGAGACATTACATATGACCATTTAAGGTGCCCTTCTGTACTCAAATAGAGTAGCTAAACATGCCATTTTCCTTTGAATTGTTCTGATAAAGTTGTGGAGAGGGACTACCCCTCTGATTTAAAAAAGCCACCCAAGGCTGCAAAGTACCAAATAAAATCTGTATCTGAAGGGACACCAAACACTTGAGACTGTTAATACTACAATCCCCAGAAGCAAAATCACTACCACTATGGAGACTTTTAATATTAGATATCGACTGGTGGATCAGCATTGAATATAGTGTAGTGTagaattaatgttaattattactgtaatgtaatctaaaaatacaatgcatctgaatttatgcatgtatttgaaACTTGACTAAATGACACCAGCAgcatattaaaacacacatgtggaaatacaaaaataaaaacaaaatcttatCTCAATGGGGTATTGTAAACATGGCAGGAAATTCAGCAAAGAATCCAGCAAAGCTTGATACAACTACTTTGGCATCTTCTGACAAAGAAGCAATGTGTGAAAAGCAGGGAAAATCTACAAGCGTGTGGCGCTTGTATCtgttaatgtaacattaaaatatCAGCACTTTTAATGCATTCCACAGTGGATGATAAGAGGACACTGGGCTCCATTCAGCAGAGTAGAGAAAGAGCAGCCGGGATGTTAATAGCTCTTTAAGACATTCTTGTGTTCCATAACCCTTTCATCctacaaaatatttatcaaatataCTATATCCTTGAACCAAATACTGTTACCCACCAAAAATAGCACTGAAATTCTAAACAGGTATCAGACAAGAATACCCCTGTAATGGAAGACAAAAAGACCAAAGCCAGGATCATAGAATGATGACTGAGAGGGTAATTATTAAGAATCTGCATTTTACCAGGCATTGGCTTTTGAATGGAGATACTGTATCTTTCAGTcttattaaatgaacaaaatgaacaatagGCCACATTTTTGTCATAGTTCTCATTaaagtcttttttattttaaaatgaatacagcaCATCATCTCAGTACATGGACAGCACAGACATCAAGGATATATAAGGGAACAGTGAAGTATTCATAAGTGAAATTATGGCATATATGAAATCTTTATGAAACCACAGGGCAAGCATTCCACAAATAGCTATTTTAGGATATTCGATTAGCCTTAAATGCTCTTAAGCACTCTATGGGTATCAATTAAggttaaatgtaaaattaagtctggcacacagaaagaaattgttatccatttttaattCAATAGAAACTCTGGCAAGTTGACTCTGTGGGGGATTTAAAAGTGCATTTGAATGAGTGGGATACTCCTCCTGTGTTGAGTGGATGCTTATACAGtcccagtcaaaagtttggacacacctactcatagaagggctttactttatttttcctgttttccacattttagaataatagtaaagacattaaaactgtgaaataacagaaatggaattatgcagtgaccaaacaagtgttaaacaaatcaaatctatcttatattttagattcttcaaagtagccataaaatattttttgaaattaatttttttgtaagaaTTTCATACATAcgcatcaacttcactatttatatttttgtaaggAACAAATTTAAagaatttaagcataagtctttagatcaaaatgtctttgaatgcatgcttcccattaccttaatgaggtgtgtccaaacttgacTGACTGGTACTGGATTTAGTACATAGGCTGCCAAAGCAGTGCTGCTCTGTACATGACCACTTCAGACAAACATGAAGCCGGGTGCCACCACTATAACCGCTGGGAAATAACTGCAGAATATACAGAGCTCAGTAATAGGTTGGACTGAGTGAAACATGAGTGGATCTCTTGTCAGCTCAAAATGACCTCAGAGTTGAATGCAATCATACCTgcagaaaaatcacattttatggTCACTCCAAGTATGCCTCCAGCATTGTAACCACATCTCATCTGTTATAGACTTTAAACCATTTACTGTTATCTGCGTCAGATACAACATCAGTGGTATACTGTATCTCAGCAACCCTTTCTCCGAACTTTCGATACAGACATAATCCCTGCAGCCCCTGCAGCCACTGCAACCCACGCTCACTTGCTGACGCCCTCACACCAAACAAGTGTGATGAAccagtgccatctagtggaaatttttaaaaccacaaatctttttcaatgttttatgaggaaaaaaaaaaagtgacaattGTTTTCTCCACAGCCGTCATACCTATGTAATCACATAATTGATAAAATGATGAATATTtggaaacatatttttacataaatattaagTCAATCACAAACTCCAACCACAACCTTTTTGCTATAACTCAAGGTATACAGCAAATTCCACCTTTACAGAAACCCCCAAATTGTATCATAGCGTGAGATCTGCATACTAAATGtattatgtaaattatgaggTGTTTATTggaaaatttaaattaaaatgtttttttaaaatggcaatttgctgtatttcagacaCATCTAAATGTGAGATGGATGATAGTCTAccaacaaattaaaatacactAGCGTGGCAAAAGGACAGTATTATGGAGAAATGGTTAAATGATTGATGAAGGCTGTGAGCTAATATACAATTATTTAGAGCTGTTTCAATACTGTGTGTTATACaatatatgtaaacattttatgaTGAGTACATAAAACGTGATAACTTAAAAAGCCATATGCCTAAATAAGTTCAGTTACCTTAAAAAAGTACAAGAAACCATGCCAAAAgactctctcccacacagagagaTAACTTCGAATACAGAGAGTTTAAAAAAGAGATCGTTATCTACAATAATTATGGAATATTTACTTAGGAGCAACAATAATTATCTTCATTTTAGGTAACTTAATAATGgcaaataaacacaatcacTCTGAATTCAACACttttaatgtttacattcataTGACAAcacaaagattaaaaatattaaattactaTAGCCacataatataaaaatagcAAACATACATGTACTGCAGACAGCACATTCCATATAAGACAACAGACATAAACACTGGGTATTACAGATAATGTGTGGCAATAGCAAATACACAAGGATGAATCCATCACATTTCCTTCATGTGTCCTAAAGTTGTGGTTACCAGCCTGTCTGTAAATActttactatatatatatatatatatatatatatatatatatatatttttttttttttttttttttttctgaaaggcaTCTAGTCAtgttatatgaaaaataaaaaccagggCATTTGACTATTTGACTATTTAGTAAACATgtcctttttgcctttttccatGTAGCAAACTTATCTTCAAGTTCCGATTAGGTATGAACATTAAATCAAATCTGTTCAGGACAGTCCTATGCGGTATGCGCTATTGCGCTATTAAGATTTCATGCTGCCTCTGTTACAGAAAGTGTGCAAGTTTGTGCTCTCTTTATATTGATAAAGCCTGCTTCAAACTGAAGCACATCATGGAGGTGGTAAATACTGGATGGTTTGCATTAACTAAATACCATATTTCTAAATCTGCCAGCTGGCAGCGGCGACATGGAACCACTAATAAACTTTAACCTTCATTAGAAGGACATCTGTATTGTAAACTGGAAacccaccaaaacaaaaaatcataCTCATATGGGACAGCTGCTCCTTGCAGAGAACGCATGTTCAATCCCCATAGTGATTAAGGGCATAGCATAGCGACTAGGTTGTGGAAAACTAGTGGTCACCATTTCTGTCATATGATAGGATTGTGCCACTCTAAACTGCATGCCAGAGCTGCCATCATGTAgtatttctgtggaaaatggTAGGCTGATCATTTTTGCAGATCATTCACTAACTCCTCCTGCCTTGACATTGCATCTCTTTATGTAAGTTGTTTACATGAGTAAATGTTGCTGTATGTGCACAATATTGACAGAACAGCCACAGCAGAGGAGAGCCGTCACATCAAAGATGCATGTCACTGATTTGTTCCACAGGTCCAGACAACATATTTCACGCCACCCTGTCATAATGTCCATAATGTCCATAACGTGTGTGGTACAGTGCACTGCACAAGAGAAGAATTAGTACATGTAAACCTGATTAGAGTCATTCATTTGGCCGTATGTGAATTACAAGTTGAAAAAAGTACACATCACTGAAATCTATTGACTATGTTGCTGCCAGTAAAGGGACCCAGACAATGTCCCTTGGAGCAAAAGATGAGGACAGGAACATCAACACCTCTGATGTCGGCAGTGCAACAGCatcgcacagagaaacatagATACAACATCGTAGAGTAAAAGTATAAAGTGTTGGCAACCCTAAAGCACTATCTGGCCTATCTTGTCCCCAAGTGGCACAATCACAGCTTTTTAtgcaggagcagctgtgtgaaTATATGATCAGTGGCTGGGTGGGGctttatgggggggggggggggggtggggggtagatTGAGGGGCCGTGAGACGGGGGTTGAGAATGTGCACCAGGCTGTCTTTTATGTCTGGAGCTCCAGGAGAAAGTTTTTATTCTGTGAGCGCTCTGCCTCTTCCACGGCACTATGAGCATCCTGTAGGTCTTGCAGGACTTTGAAGAATCTGGTGACCCCATCCAACTTCTGCTGACCTGGAAGAGACAAAGCACAAGCCTGGTCAAGCTCTCAAAACATGAACTATGCACCTTTGCAAAGCTACAGCTGAATCAGGGATCCGGCAAATGTACAAGCAGGTAGCCAAGCAAGCAGGGTGCATTTTATAAGGCATGTTGAAGGATTTTTGTTGTGTTCTGGTGTTGAGCATTATGAATCACTCTATTTGACAGTCCATCTCCTGAATGTGGGGGGGGGAATTTCCCCTTGTTATGTTGCAAAACGAGAGCTCTGAGGTTACTACCTGCTGTAGAGTCAATGCCCTCCTCTGGTTTGATCATCTCTAGATATTTTTCCCTAAAGGAAAACATAAGCCGATCATTCAAATATAGTATCAGTccaagaaaacacagaaaatggctCGATGTAAAGGGAAAGTAGAATTTCTGAAGGAACCTCAAGTCCTAAGCATACAGGTATAAATAAGGACATGTGGGTAACTAGAAGGTTATGGTTACCTCATCACTTGTCTGACTCCCAAAAGATGCCGATAAATAAGCTGGGATTCCAAATCTGGGTCCAGAGGGTCATACCATTCCTGTAGTGTGACTCCGTGTCTTGTTTTATCACATCCTGGGTCtgcatacacaaacagagacaagAGACAATCAGACCTGCGTGCCTCCTCCATCATGTTTCCCTTCATAATAACCTATTTCACTGCTCCTCGCAGTACCTGTTTTGTCCTTTTGGTGGCAGCAACTCCATTTGTCTCCCTTATAAACGCCTGGGTGATAAGAGCTCATGGTTTCTGTGTTGTGACTGCAAGCTTTCCGCAAGGCTGAGAGCCACTGGTTCAGCTCATTCACACTCTGAGGAAAAGGAGCCGATTTCAGTCATGTTGAAGCAACACAGAACCTCAGAGCTAATCGccataataataaaactgcATGCTGCCAGGCTTTCATTTCCAATATCAACAAGACCAGGATTTTCCTTTGACCCCGGATCGGAGCCTGACCTTGCAATCCAAATAGAGTGTTTCCATCTGGCCACTGTCCTCACTGGAGATGATCTGCATGACGTTGGCACTCCCGAAACACTTCTCCTCGACCTTCTCCACCGCCCTGATCTTGGGCAGAGCGATGAAGGAACTCTTCTACAAAATGGACAGATACACAGAGCTAAAGAGAAAGACTGACATGTTCGAGCGACAGGCATTTGAGAGCTTTTAGGTCTCAGGTGTTCAGAATGTTTCGATTTTGCTGCTGGGATGTCAATTTAAACTGCTCTTACAGTATGCTCTCCCATCAATGTCCTCTCCCTGCTGATTGCTATCTTGATGTTCTCTCCGAGAGATGGGGATGCATTCAGTGGTATGAACTGGGGAAAAGGCCAATTTCACTGAGCTGAAGAAAATGATCCTCTCAAGAGCCCACCTTGGAGTGCTGTGTCCGCGCGTAGGACAGAGTGTCTTTGCTGAGGGTGACGTAATACTTCTTAAAGGGCGAAGTCATGAGCATGCACTTATCCTTGGTCCtgtgcaggaagaggaagcccTCTTTCTCCATAGTGCCACACTGTAGACTCATCCTGGTCTGCAGGCCTAGGTCTGAAACAACACAGCGTGTCGACTGACAAAGAACAACTACGCATCACTGAGATGCAGACAGCATCTGCCAGCGAATATTGTTGTGGTTCTCTTAAGTCTTTGTTTTGGTATTTGCAATTTCTGAGTAACAGAAACATCTCGAGACCAAGTCGACACCAGTTGACTTTAACATTTAAAACCACAGGTGTTTATGGTGCACATCACACAAGTGAAATTAAGATCTTTGGTGATGTTCTCTGCAGATAATGCTCACTAATGCCTcgtgcttgctgtgtgtgcacCATGCTGCCTGCCAGACACTGGGCGCTTTTCGATGCCTTTCAGAATACTTGGAGATACACATGAGACACATGAGTTTTGGGAAGGCTGTGAGGACATTAATGTCAGCGCTCACCTCCCCCTTCCTCACAGCTGACCAGCCTGGTGATGAAGTCCTTGAGCTGGCTGATCCCATGCTGGATGGCCGGCTGCAGGGGCACCATCCAGGGCTCCTTGGAACAACAGGCCAGGGTGTCCAGGTTGCCGATGGTCTGAACAGCCTGGGAGAATGGGCACAGGCGCAGGTAAAAACACTGCACCACAAGGGCAACGGGGTCTGCTAACTGATTTCACGCAAGCTCAGAGCTCAATTCCTCGGCTACCTTAGCCAGCAGCAGGAGCGTCCGGCTAGTGCGGGCGTCCGCGTGCTTCTCTCTCAGATGGAACAGCTTGGGGGACATGATGGCTGGAGAGATGAATCGCAGACACAGGAAGCTAGTCACAGCAATGAACTTCACCTTCTGTGGGTACAGAAAACATAGAAAAGAGGAATGTTCCTCActgtaatttttcttctttgttgtgttttatatttaagtAACAAAAGAGGAAGTGTACTAattctaaaacagaaaaaagaaggaaagaaaaatacaaaataggaGACAAAATGACTTCCTCAATGCCAGTGAACCCCTGTATAAACATACCCATACACAGTGTGACAAATATGGCTTAAGATTCACATATCTGTTTATGTGCAGCTGGATTTTTAGTTTAAACGTCATGCTCAAGCGTACCACAGCAATTTCCCACCTAGGATTCAAACTTGCAGGCACAAACTGCACTCTGGGGTGGTACAACAGTCCAGATCAGTAGCAACAACCTTTTGAGCAGATACCTACTGCTGATTGGTCCATTCAGAATCATGTTCTCTTGAACTTGCGCCTAAAGTGGTGGCTGTCCTTACAATTTTCTCATGGGCCTTAATGCTAAAACATCAGCATTCCACTGTGTCAATATCTTGTGCGCATGTATGTTTTTGCTGGATAACATCCTGTCATCTTCTCATGAGCTACATCGGCTCAGAGCCACTAAAAATGGAAGTCTCAGTATTTGTTGAACATCCATGAATATACCTGACAAAAGTATTGGGCTACTACTtcaattttaattcatttctgttgcCAATCTAAACTTAAATTTAATTGTAGCTAGTTACATCGTCAGCAGTGTCACACACTTGCCAATTGACTGTTGTTAtacaataataatcacaatagAAAGAGGTTAAAATGTGCCTTTTTGAGGAAATCAAAGCTCTATGCAGGTAATTCCTCAAATACATCAATGCATTAATGGCCTTTCCTTGTCCGTAGGAGAATACACACAGTCCCTGCTCAGACTCAAACAGCACCATTTGTCTGTTGCTCAATTCTCTATTTGCCAACCACATAACATACCCGCAGGACAGGTTGTTTAATCAGTGAATCCACTGAAAGCAGTTCTTTGCATTCTTGAGCTGTCACAGCTCAGTGAAAAGCTGCACTTACCCAGTGAGGTATTCACTATAGGTTTTGTACTAGCTAATTGCAGCAAAAAGACTTTACTTTCCAGTGTTGTTCATTATTGTGAAGGTCAGGTGAACAGGAACTTCCTGATATCTCATTAAAAAACTGCCTATTTCCATTTGGCTTGGTTTGGTTATGTTAAGTATCAGCATATGAGCTGAAGAGACAGCTTCCCAGACAAACACTCCATAAACCACTGTCACATACCTAAAGCCAGGCTGGAAGCATAATGAGCATAAATGAGATTATTGTTATGACTCAATCAGTCGGTAGCCACCACCATTATTATGACTGAGTTATACTTTACTTTTGTGCATGCCCTTAAAAAGTGCCTTTTTGCAATCAAGTAGCAAAACAATAGCAGGCCATTACTTCGGGGGACCCCTTGCCTCAGtaagtgagtgactgagtggtATTGGTATGGCTGCTTAGTTGCAGTTGTAAACCAAGGATGATCTAAGCTCCTGGGATGCAAATGTTGATCCCTCTCAGTTTGGCCCCCTACCCTTCGCACGGGACTGACCCTGTACTCCTTATCAGGGAACCGCTCCTGTACGCGCTGGTAGAGCTGCTGGAAAGCCTGGCACAGGGCTATGGGGCAGTAGGTGGCAGACTGGACGATGGCGTGGAGCAGCTCGGAGAGGTAGGACTGCAGGTGGGTGGAGCTCTGCTGGATCACGTCAGCCTCTGTCTGCATCCGGTGAAGACctgcacacctacacacagacaggctcagTGTCATTCACGGGGGAGCTCGGGCATGGGGTGTGgggggacaaacacacacacacacacacacacacacacacacacacaaacacacacacacatacatacatacacacacacacacatacatacatacacacacacacatacatacacacagacaagcagacCAGTGCATAACATGGCGACAGGCTGTGCAGTTTAACAGACTAATCCAGGCATCTGGGTTATTTAGCGCACACAAATATGTGTGCTCACAGACGTTTGGCAGCGCTGAGACACACAAAGGCTCATATGAACTGAAAATCTCAGGGAGAAAAGCCCTGAAGCACACAGATTGTGCAGTTTTGCTGCATTGGCCATATCTGCTGGTATATAACAGGAGTGTGGCTTTGTCTGATAATGGAGTCAATCATCTCGAATGATCAAAATCTCTGTGACAAACAACAATGCAATCCCATACAAATGATAATTTTATATGAATCTAATCAAGTTCAATTAGAACAAAATCGCTTCttattacaaattacaaatgtgtGTCATATAAGTCTCATTTTTTAAGATAAGAAATGTATAACAAAAATTATGTATGTAGAATCCAAAATGCAGAAAGTGCCTATATATATGGGGTTTCCTGTCTGCCCTGTCTGCTTACCCTGCTTCCTTCAGCTCTACTTTGTTGGGGTCCAGCTCCACATACTTTTTCTCCTCAAAGATTCGGTTAATAGTGGGACCGAGTAGCCTGTGTAGATACTGCATGCCTGCCACCTGTAACAgaagggagagtggggggggggggatcacatGACCAGTGTGAGCCGTGGGAAAATCGGCATCGGTTATAGACACAAAGTAACAGAGAGAAGGCCCACCTTTAAAAATGACTCCATGGATTTGGAAGCCAGGGAATTGCTTCGAAACAGGGTGTTGGGCTCACCTAAAagacaaagtgaaaatgacCAAGGTCATGTAATGGACAGAACTGTGCGGACAAGACCCAGGATGAAAGAAGTATACAGACACCACACCTTCTTGACTTACTTGTCTTTTCCAGCTCCAGCTTGAACAACACATCTAGGAACTCCTTCACCAAGCCCTGACCCAGGAAGAGCTTGACAAGGTTGGTGGCCACTTCCTGCCGGCTTTCAGCAGTAGTGGTCTCATCAATAAGCATCATCAAGTCTGGCCAGTTGCCCTGGAATAATCACACCCATTCTTGCCTTACAATGAGCCAATCATATTAATTATGCAAACCGTCAAAAGAAAATTACGACTTACTGCACTGGAATAATTGTTTATTCTACTGTGCAGTCTGTTTTTAGAAT comes from Megalops cyprinoides isolate fMegCyp1 chromosome 3, fMegCyp1.pri, whole genome shotgun sequence and encodes:
- the rasa4 gene encoding ras GTPase-activating protein 4; the encoded protein is MAKRSTLFIRIVEAKNLPVKDITGSSDPYCIVRIDNEAIIRTATIWKTLSPFWGEEYNVHLPPSFHTVSFHVLDEDSLSRDDVIGKVSISKEALAAKPQGLDGWVNLTEIDPDEEVQGEIHLQISVQGDGNVPRVLRCHVFEARDLAKKDRNGASDPFVRVRYNGKTHESAVIKKSCYPRWNESFEFELDEASADTPLTVEVWDWDLVSKNDFLGKVLFNINRLQSAQQEEGWFRLGPEKPKHSQYEGTLGSLRLQLRLRDETVLPSGHYQPLVELLCQSVGTHLNGNWPDLMMLIDETTTAESRQEVATNLVKLFLGQGLVKEFLDVLFKLELEKTSEPNTLFRSNSLASKSMESFLKVAGMQYLHRLLGPTINRIFEEKKYVELDPNKVELKEAGCAGLHRMQTEADVIQQSSTHLQSYLSELLHAIVQSATYCPIALCQAFQQLYQRVQERFPDKEYRKVKFIAVTSFLCLRFISPAIMSPKLFHLREKHADARTSRTLLLLAKAVQTIGNLDTLACCSKEPWMVPLQPAIQHGISQLKDFITRLVSCEEGGDLGLQTRMSLQCGTMEKEGFLFLHRTKDKCMLMTSPFKKYYVTLSKDTLSYARTQHSKKSSFIALPKIRAVEKVEEKCFGSANVMQIISSEDSGQMETLYLDCKSVNELNQWLSALRKACSHNTETMSSYHPGVYKGDKWSCCHQKDKTDPGCDKTRHGVTLQEWYDPLDPDLESQLIYRHLLGVRQVMREKYLEMIKPEEGIDSTAGQQKLDGVTRFFKVLQDLQDAHSAVEEAERSQNKNFLLELQT